The genomic DNA AACCGTTCTGGGTACTCTGCAGCTGGGACTGCTTGCCGGCTTGGGGCTGGACCGCGTTGCCGTGCGTCCGCGCACCAGGGTGCTGCTGCTGACCACCGGTGACGAAGTCCGTGAACCGGGCCAGCCGCTGGGCCCGGGGCAGATTCATGACGCCAACACCACCCTGCTCCGTTCCTCCTTGGAAGCCGCCGGCGCCCGCGTGCTGCGGTCACGGATCCTGGCCGATTCTCCGGCGGAATTCCTCGAACGGCTGCGGGCGGACATCGCCGCAGACGCTCCCGATCTGGTGCTTACCTCCGGCGGGATCAGCAAGGGTGCCTACGAGGTGGTGCGCCAGGCGCTGGCGGCTGCGGAGGTCCGGTTCCTGTCCGTTGCCATGCAACCCGGCGGCCCCCAGGGGATCGGCACCGTGGACGGGGTGCCCTTCCTGGGCTTCCCCGGGAATCCGGTCAGCTCCCTGGTGTCCTTTGAAATGTTTCTGCGCCCGGCCCTCGCAGCGGTCACCGGCACGCCGCGCCCGCGGGTGCAGGTGCAGGCACGGCTGACCGAACCGCTGCAGAGTCCGCCCGGGAAGCACCAGATCCGCCGCGGCCGGTACTGCCCGGACGGGACCGTGGTGCCGGTGGGCGGCCCCGGCTCGCACCTGATGCATGCCCTGGCCTCATCCAATGCGCTCATCTTGGTTCCGGTGGGCACCGAAAAGCTCCCCGAAGGCGCGGAAGTGACAGTATTGCTTGTGGACTAACAGCTGAACCATCCCGCAGTGCCCTCATCCGGGCGCCGCATGCCGAAAGGACGCCCCGTGAGCGCCGAACCTGATAACCACCAGACCGCCGGATTAACGCATGTCCGCGATGACGGCTCAGCACACATGGTGGATGTCTCCGGCAAGCCCGAAACCACGCGGCAGGCCACAGCGCAGTCCGTGCTGGTTACCACCGCCGACGTCCTGCGGCTGATCGCCGACGGCGGCCTGCCAAAAGGCGATGCCATCGCCGTCGCCCGGGTGGCCGGGATCATGGCCGCGAAACAGACCTCCAGCATCATCCCGCTCTGCCATCCGCTGCCGCTCACCAAGGTCACGGTGGACTTCACTCCGCGGGACCAGGACGTCCTGGTGCAGGCCACCGTAAAGACCAAGGGGCTTACCGGCGTGGAAATGGAGGCCCTCACTGCCGCCTCGGTGGCCGCGCTGACGCTCTACGACATGATCAAGGCGGTGGATAAGCACGCCCGGATCACTGACACCATGGTGCTGGCCAAGTCCGGCGGCAAGAGCGGAGACTGGAAGCTGTGAGCACCCCCGTACCCGCGGCCCCGCGCCGCACCGCGGCCGTCCTGATCGCCTCCACCCGGGCAGCTGCCGGTGTCTACGAAGACGAATGCGGCCCGCTGATCGCCGATTGGCTGTACGCCCTGGACTATGACCTGGTGCTGGCGGAAGTAGTGCCCGACGGCGATGAGATTTCCGCTTCCCTGCGGCGGATCCTCGCCCTGGCCCCGTCCGTCCTGCTGACCAGCGGGGGCACCGGCCTGAGCCCGGATGATGTCACCCCGGACCTGACCGAACCGCTGCTGGACCGGCAGCTTCCGGGGGTCATGGAGGCCATCCGTGCCAAGGGGCTCGCATCCACACCCATGGCGGCGATCAGCCGCGGATACGCAGGCACCGCCGGCGGCACCTTTATTGTGAACCTGCCCGGGTCCCCGTCCGCCGTCGCCGACGGGCTGGCCGTGCTGGAACCGATCATCGGCCACATCTGCGGCCAGTTGGAAGGCAAGCGTGAACACTAGCGAAGTCCTGCGGGCCACAGTCTCCGCCGAACCCCTGAGCACCGCCGAGGCAGAACGCCAGGCCTGGTCACCCGAGTGCGGAGCCGTAGTGCTCTTCAGCGGCATTGTCCGCAACCACGACGACGGCAAAACGGTGACTTCCCTCGGCTACAGTGCCCACCCCACCGCCGCAGCGGTCCTGGCGCAGGTGGCGGGGGAAATCGCGGCGGCGTACGACGGCGTCCGCATCTGGGTGGGACACCGCACCGGAGCCCTCGAGATCGGTGACGCCGCCCTCGTGGCCGCCGTCGCCTCGGCACACCGCGGCACCGCGTTCGCCGCCTGCTCGGCACTGGTGGACGCCGTGAAGGCGAATGTGCCCATCTGGAAGGAGCAGGGCTTTACCGACGGCAGCACCGAGTGGGTGGGCGTCAGTGACCGGCCGTGAGCACCGGTAATCTTGAGGCTATGAAGGAAAAACTTGCCGTAGCGGTGCTCGGCGCCTCGGGCCGGATGGGATCCGAAGCCGTGGCCGCCGTCGAGGCAGCCGAAGACATGGAACTGGTGGCGGCCCTGGGCCGGACCGATCCGCTGGAAACGCTGGTCTCCGCCGGTGCGCGTTGCATGGTGGACCTGACCGTGCCGGACAGCACCGAAGCCAACGTCCGTTTCGCCGTCGAACACGGCATCCACGCCGTAGTGGGCACCACCGGGTGGGATGCTGGCCGGCTGGCCCGGCTGCAGGAGCTGCTCCAGGCCTCCCCGGGTACCGGTGTGCTCATTGCCCCGAACTTTGCGCTCGGCTCGGTCCTGGCAACTGCCTTCGCCGCGAAGGCCGCACGCTACTTCGAATCAGTGGAACTGATCGAACTGCACCACCCGGACAAAGTGGACGCGCCGTCGGGCACAGCAGTCCGCACCGCCTCGCTGATCGCACAGGCACGCGAGGAGGCAGGGGTGGCACCGTCCCCGGACGCCACTACCAAGGAGCTCCCGGGAGCCCGCGGCGCCGAAGTGAACGGTGTGCACGTGCACTCGGTCCGGCTGCGCGGGCTTGTGGCCCATCAGGAAGTACTCCTGGGCGGTCCCGGCGAGCAGCTCACCATCCGGCATGACTCCTTTGACCGGGCGTCCTTTATGCCCGGCGTCCTGCTGGGACTGCGGCAGGTTGCAGAGCATCCCGGACTGACCGTCGGTCTTGACGGCTACCTCAACCTGAACGACTAAGGATCACGTTGTCTTTCTTCTCCGGCCTCTTTTCCAACCGTGCCAAGCTTGGTGTGGCGCTGGTGACCCTGCTGCTGCTTTTTTACCTGGTGGTATCCGCGCAGCGCGGCTGGCTGCTGCTGACCTCCCCGGAAATCCCGGCCAAACTCATGGGCGCCGCCTACCTGGTACTGCCGGTGGTGGGTGCATGGGCCCTGATCCGTGAATTGACCTTCGGTGCCCGGACGGAAAAGATGGCTTCCATCCTGGCCGAGGAGGGCCGGCTCCCGGTTGACGACCTGCCCCGGACACCGGGCGGACGGATTGTTCGCGCCGCTGCCGATGCGCAGTTCCCGCAGTACAAGGCGGAAACGGAAGCGGCCCCGGAGGACTGGCGCAGCTGGTTCCGGCTGTCCTGCGCCTATGACGCCGCGGGGGACCGGACCCGGGCACGGCGTGCCATGCGGCAGGCCGGCAAGCTGTTCGGCTCAAAGGGCAACTGACCCGCTCCGGATTCCTCCGGCATTTCCTTTCTACCGTTAATCCGGCGGGTCAGCGTTTGCGCGCCGCCGTGCCCGCCCCTGACTTTCCGCGGGCCAGCCGGGATGCACCGGAGGTCAGGAACTCCAACGGCCCGCGTGCTTCGATACGCTGGAACAGGATGGCCAGCACCACGTAGATCGTGGCCTGGATCCAGAACACCGGCATCGGCTCCAGCGGCGGAACCTGCAGGTCCACCACGCTCATGACCCACACATGCAGGCTGTAGAGCGTCAGCGTCATGGCGCCGGCGGCGGAGAGCGGCAGCAGCAGATTCGGGCGTGCCCGGGTGAGCAGCAGGCAGGCGCCCAGCACCGCGGCCGCGGTGCCGGCTGCGTGCAGCATGTCCAGGCTCGTATTGGAATGCGGCCCGGCCAGCGCCAGCCACCACCAGGACCCGGTCTGTTCCACCGGGCTGAGATTCACTTCCAGCATGCGGGCCAGCGGCCACCGCTGCCCGGACGCGGTTGCCTGCAGGGCATCGAAGCCGCCCAGTGAACCCAGCAGGTAATAGGAAAGGAACTTGGAGGTAACCGCTGCGAAAATACCGGCGGCGAGCAGCCCGACCTGTACCGGCAGGTTTG from Arthrobacter zhangbolii includes the following:
- a CDS encoding molybdopterin molybdotransferase MoeA, with the translated sequence MSGQSAPQGTEGTDTGTDAVPGPGPRSVAAHQAAVAELLRHWFEAHPPAAETVPVAEAAGRVLAADVHAPGNLPPFTNSQMDGYAVRSADLAMPAGESAGESAAAGPGGPAAGSAAGIRLATAAHIPAGSAPPPLQPGTAAPVMTGAMLPEGADAVVPIEACDPDHFLPAGTAGSVQLPAGIPPGRFVRRAGSDIAAGALALSGGTVLGTLQLGLLAGLGLDRVAVRPRTRVLLLTTGDEVREPGQPLGPGQIHDANTTLLRSSLEAAGARVLRSRILADSPAEFLERLRADIAADAPDLVLTSGGISKGAYEVVRQALAAAEVRFLSVAMQPGGPQGIGTVDGVPFLGFPGNPVSSLVSFEMFLRPALAAVTGTPRPRVQVQARLTEPLQSPPGKHQIRRGRYCPDGTVVPVGGPGSHLMHALASSNALILVPVGTEKLPEGAEVTVLLVD
- the moaC gene encoding cyclic pyranopterin monophosphate synthase MoaC, which codes for MPKGRPVSAEPDNHQTAGLTHVRDDGSAHMVDVSGKPETTRQATAQSVLVTTADVLRLIADGGLPKGDAIAVARVAGIMAAKQTSSIIPLCHPLPLTKVTVDFTPRDQDVLVQATVKTKGLTGVEMEALTAASVAALTLYDMIKAVDKHARITDTMVLAKSGGKSGDWKL
- a CDS encoding MogA/MoaB family molybdenum cofactor biosynthesis protein; its protein translation is MSTPVPAAPRRTAAVLIASTRAAAGVYEDECGPLIADWLYALDYDLVLAEVVPDGDEISASLRRILALAPSVLLTSGGTGLSPDDVTPDLTEPLLDRQLPGVMEAIRAKGLASTPMAAISRGYAGTAGGTFIVNLPGSPSAVADGLAVLEPIIGHICGQLEGKREH
- a CDS encoding molybdenum cofactor biosynthesis protein MoaE; translation: MNTSEVLRATVSAEPLSTAEAERQAWSPECGAVVLFSGIVRNHDDGKTVTSLGYSAHPTAAAVLAQVAGEIAAAYDGVRIWVGHRTGALEIGDAALVAAVASAHRGTAFAACSALVDAVKANVPIWKEQGFTDGSTEWVGVSDRP
- the dapB gene encoding 4-hydroxy-tetrahydrodipicolinate reductase, with product MKEKLAVAVLGASGRMGSEAVAAVEAAEDMELVAALGRTDPLETLVSAGARCMVDLTVPDSTEANVRFAVEHGIHAVVGTTGWDAGRLARLQELLQASPGTGVLIAPNFALGSVLATAFAAKAARYFESVELIELHHPDKVDAPSGTAVRTASLIAQAREEAGVAPSPDATTKELPGARGAEVNGVHVHSVRLRGLVAHQEVLLGGPGEQLTIRHDSFDRASFMPGVLLGLRQVAEHPGLTVGLDGYLNLND